A genomic stretch from Coffea arabica cultivar ET-39 chromosome 10c, Coffea Arabica ET-39 HiFi, whole genome shotgun sequence includes:
- the LOC113714959 gene encoding cyclin-T1-3-like isoform X1, with translation MAGKLPGDPSYHERARNSAINPVQEEPLCFTGKWYFTREEIEDNSPSRRDGISHKEESHSRKLYCSYLQELGMELKVPQVTIATAMLFCHRFYMRQSHAKNYWQTIATASMFLASKAEETPRWLSDLVVVAYKLANKWDPLAPQRIRQRDIYDKQKETVVLGERLLLATVAFDLNVEHPYKPLVAAVKKLDIPHKELVKVAWNFVNDWLRTTLCLQYKPHYIAAGSLFLAAKLQKVKLPTTKGNVWWLQFDVSPKQLEVVIQQMLRLLDQNQKQVLPSAVSNKTVSKSTSGKATLSSPESCISNGSIAAQDPNNRSLLDTDGASTDAHSTRYQAQPCNAVHNNAKETEGCQISDCGSTNSIVEDGGDELKMGQIEQNSGSKGAAYDASYNKMDVHRIRERLKKRRLDRGTEKKSDIETDLEIGNEAWIEKELESGVEKLSASPEKRKRGWCKRRFPLVEQET, from the exons ATGGCAGGGAAACTGCCAGGGGATCCTTCTTATCATGAAAGGGCAAGAAATTCAGCTATAAATCCCGTGCAAGAGGAGCCTCTGTGTTTCACCGGCAAATGGTACTTCACTAGAGAAGAAATAGAAGACAATTCTCCATCGAGGAGGGATGGGATCTCCCACAAAGAGGAGTCGCATTCACGGAAGTTGTACTGTTCCTATCTACAAGAGCTTGGCATGGAGCTCAAAGT GCCCCAGGTGACCATTGCAACTGCAATGCTGTTTTGTCATCGGTTTTATATGCGTCAGTCTCATGCAAAGAATTATTGGCAG ACTATTGCTACTGCCAGCATGTTCCTTGCCAGCAAAGCTGAAGAGACGCCTCGCTGGCTGAGTGATCTTGTTGTTGTGGCTTATAAGTTAGCAAATAAATGGGATCCTCTTGCTCCACAAAGAATTAGACAGAGG GATATTTATGATAAGCAGAAAGAAACAGTTGTACTTGGAGAAAGGCTTCTGCTGGCTACAGTAGCTTTTGATCTCAATGTTGAACACCCATACAAGCCACTTGTTGCAGCTGTAAAGAAGTTGGATATCCCACATAAGGAATTGGTAAAAGTGgcatggaattttgtgaatgATTG GCTTCGTACAACATTGTGTTTGCAGTACAAGCCACACTATATTGCGGCTGGTTCTTTATTTCTTGCTGCAAAACTTCAAAAGGTGAAGCTGCCCACAACAAAAGGAAATGTGTGGTGGCTGCAATTTGATGTTTCACCAAAACAATTAGAAG TTGTCATTCAGCAGATGCTTAGATTGCTGGATCAGAACCAGAAACAGGTATTGCCATCAGCAGTAAGTAACAAAACCGTATCCAAATCTACAAGTGGAAAGGCAACACTTAGTAGCCCAGAATCATGTATATCAAATGGTTCTATTGCTGCTCAAGATCCCAACAATCGATCGTTGTTGGACACTGATGGAGCTTCAACAGATGCTCATTCAACACGCTATCAAGCACAGCCATGCAATGCTGTCCATAATAATGCCAAGGAAACAGAAGGTTGCCAGATAAGTGATTGTGGTAGCACAAACAGCATTGTTGAGGATGGTGGTGATGAGCTGAAAATGGGACAAATTGAACAGAACTCGGGTTCCAAGGGTGCTGCGTATGATGCTAGCTACAACAAAATGGATGTACATCGAATTAGAGAGAGATTAAAGAAGAGGAGATTGGACAGGGGAACAGAAAAGAAGTCAGACATAGAGACTGATTTAGAAATAGGCAATGAGGCTTGGATAGAGAAAGAGCTTGAAAGTGGAGTAGAGAAGTTATCTGCCTCTCCGGAGAAGCGAAAAAGGGGCTGGTGCAAAAGACGCTTTCCACTTGTTGAGCAGGAAACATAA
- the LOC113714959 gene encoding cyclin-T1-3-like isoform X2, whose product MGSPTKRSRIHGSCTVPIYKSLAWSSKWLGFLLLFLLQVKDVLVLFYRPQVTIATAMLFCHRFYMRQSHAKNYWQTIATASMFLASKAEETPRWLSDLVVVAYKLANKWDPLAPQRIRQRDIYDKQKETVVLGERLLLATVAFDLNVEHPYKPLVAAVKKLDIPHKELVKVAWNFVNDWLRTTLCLQYKPHYIAAGSLFLAAKLQKVKLPTTKGNVWWLQFDVSPKQLEVVIQQMLRLLDQNQKQVLPSAVSNKTVSKSTSGKATLSSPESCISNGSIAAQDPNNRSLLDTDGASTDAHSTRYQAQPCNAVHNNAKETEGCQISDCGSTNSIVEDGGDELKMGQIEQNSGSKGAAYDASYNKMDVHRIRERLKKRRLDRGTEKKSDIETDLEIGNEAWIEKELESGVEKLSASPEKRKRGWCKRRFPLVEQET is encoded by the exons ATGGGATCTCCCACAAAGAGGAGTCGCATTCACGGAAGTTGTACTGTTCCTATCTACAAGAGCTTGGCATGGAGCTCAAAGT GGCTTGGTTTTTTATTGCTTTTTTTGCTTCAGGTTAAAGATGTACTTGTTCTGTTTTATAGGCCCCAGGTGACCATTGCAACTGCAATGCTGTTTTGTCATCGGTTTTATATGCGTCAGTCTCATGCAAAGAATTATTGGCAG ACTATTGCTACTGCCAGCATGTTCCTTGCCAGCAAAGCTGAAGAGACGCCTCGCTGGCTGAGTGATCTTGTTGTTGTGGCTTATAAGTTAGCAAATAAATGGGATCCTCTTGCTCCACAAAGAATTAGACAGAGG GATATTTATGATAAGCAGAAAGAAACAGTTGTACTTGGAGAAAGGCTTCTGCTGGCTACAGTAGCTTTTGATCTCAATGTTGAACACCCATACAAGCCACTTGTTGCAGCTGTAAAGAAGTTGGATATCCCACATAAGGAATTGGTAAAAGTGgcatggaattttgtgaatgATTG GCTTCGTACAACATTGTGTTTGCAGTACAAGCCACACTATATTGCGGCTGGTTCTTTATTTCTTGCTGCAAAACTTCAAAAGGTGAAGCTGCCCACAACAAAAGGAAATGTGTGGTGGCTGCAATTTGATGTTTCACCAAAACAATTAGAAG TTGTCATTCAGCAGATGCTTAGATTGCTGGATCAGAACCAGAAACAGGTATTGCCATCAGCAGTAAGTAACAAAACCGTATCCAAATCTACAAGTGGAAAGGCAACACTTAGTAGCCCAGAATCATGTATATCAAATGGTTCTATTGCTGCTCAAGATCCCAACAATCGATCGTTGTTGGACACTGATGGAGCTTCAACAGATGCTCATTCAACACGCTATCAAGCACAGCCATGCAATGCTGTCCATAATAATGCCAAGGAAACAGAAGGTTGCCAGATAAGTGATTGTGGTAGCACAAACAGCATTGTTGAGGATGGTGGTGATGAGCTGAAAATGGGACAAATTGAACAGAACTCGGGTTCCAAGGGTGCTGCGTATGATGCTAGCTACAACAAAATGGATGTACATCGAATTAGAGAGAGATTAAAGAAGAGGAGATTGGACAGGGGAACAGAAAAGAAGTCAGACATAGAGACTGATTTAGAAATAGGCAATGAGGCTTGGATAGAGAAAGAGCTTGAAAGTGGAGTAGAGAAGTTATCTGCCTCTCCGGAGAAGCGAAAAAGGGGCTGGTGCAAAAGACGCTTTCCACTTGTTGAGCAGGAAACATAA